The nucleotide sequence AATAGTTTTTAAGATAAAGATAAGCCTGACCTAAACCAAGCAAAGCATCAATTTTACCTAAATTGTCGCTTATATCTTTTGTTATGTTTAACTGTTGCTGATGGTACTCAATCGCAATTCCGTAATGCCCTAAATAGGTCTGGATATTACCTAAACCACCTAGTGCCATCATTTTTCCTTGTTTATTAGCAATTTGGAAAGCTATCTCTAAAATTTTTAAATAATATTTAGTAGCCTCATCATATTTACCTAGAAACTTAAAAGAATTTGCAGATCCAATCAGCGCAGAAATCTGCCTTTCTTGATCAAGAAAATTTTGAGCAATTTCTAATTGCTTTTGATGGTATTCAATTGATTCTTTTATATTGCCACCTGCAAACGCAGCGTTGCCTAACCCTTCTAAGCAAATAGCATCCCAATGTCGAGCAATTTTTTTAAAAATTATTTGATAAATTTCAATTTGTTCCTGATAGTATCCCCAAGTTTTGAGTTGCTTGTGTAACTCTTCATTAGTAGGAGTATTGAGGCGAATTGAAAGGAGTTTACTAGCTTTATCCCATTCTTCTATATTACAGAGATGATAAAAAGCTTCTAAGTAGCCTCTTATTTGTTCTAAATTAGAAGCGTCTGACTTAGCTTTATATTTAGTTAGCCAGTTGATGACAGATCTATAATTAGCGCGTTTAATACTATCAAGAGATTTTATAGTAATTCGATCAATACCAAGCTCTTTCAAAATTAACTCGCTAGGAGGTATCAAGTTATTCATCCTCATCCTCCAATTGTTTTAAATGTTCCAAAGACACACTTCTAATCAAATTATGCTGTCTTAATAAACATTGATTTTCTTCAACTAATTCCTCCAATAAATATCGATCTCTTAAAACATCTAACGCTGCTTTTTGTTCTTCTGCATCCCGATCCCAATCTTCTAAATGGGACAGCCAAAAATTCTCTGGTACAGGACATCGATAAACGGAAGCTTCACAGAGTAAAATATAAGCATACCTGACATCCTCCTTTAGTCGAGCAAAAGTTTTATTAAGACGCGATCGCACATTTCGTCTTAAAGTTTTTGTAAAGCGATCTAACTTAAATGGATCTTCTCCAGTTGTTTTACCCGCTTGTGCTTCAGCAATCGCTTTTTCTACTTCCTCTATTTCACTACCATACTGATTCCAATAAGCGATAATATTACCATTAAAGGGCTTATTTTTAATCTCCCCTGCAATCACCCTCAATGCCAAAGGATGACCTTCATAAGCACTACCTATTCGCTCTAAATAGGGTTTTCCTGCTGAATTAACATCAACTTCTAGACCTATTTTCTTAAACAAAGCTAATCTTTCTAATTCTTCCAATCCGCTTAATGCTTGACCATACCAGAAATTTGGAGAGCGACTTCCTATCTCTTCAACTTGTCTTGGTAAATCTTGTGAGGTGATGATGATACAACTTAAACAGGAATCTGACTTGAGAAAAGCATTGAAAAATTTCACCCACCATTCATCTTTAAAATCACTCCAACCTTCTTCTTCATTCCCTTGCAAAATATTTTCTAGAGAATCAATTTGTACTAAATAACGATTCTCTTGCAGGTGTTTCAACAACCGATAGAGTAATCGCTGGGTATCTCTGCGATCATCTGGTGTAATTAATTCTTCCCACTTTTCCAACCAGCGAGCGGCTACACTAGCAAAATCAGAAAACTGCTCCTCATTATCAAAATTTTCCTGATAATATTTACCCCAATCTCCCCCAAACCAATCAGATAATTCAACAGCCAAGCGTTCCCCTAAAGCGGTTTTACCAATACCTGTCATTCCAACTAAAACCAGCAGACGACAGGACTCTCGAATCCGATAATTTAAGTCTTGGATTAATTGCTCTCGACCAACCCAAGCATCATCATAGGCGAAAAAGTTAGGGGACACTGATGGCAATGGAGTCTGATTGTCAGAATTTTTAGAAACTTGCTCATCTTGAAAAAGCTGTTTGCGTTTTCGATCTCCTAATGTTTTTAATATACCTAGATTGGGTTTTGTCGTTAGGGGTTGTTTGGTAAGACGACGATAGAGCATCTCATACCCTTCATCAGAATCGAGTTTGTAACGACTGAAACCCCGAATTACGATCGGGATATAATCTTCATCTTCTGAAGAAAAAAGAACCGGAATAAACTTTGTACTTTTTACCTGAGCATCATACAATTCTTGAGAAATAACCGCTCCTTCCCAAGTAACTCCTCGTCCTTTTTTCGGCTCTTCTAACCCTCGAAATCGTCGATTATATGCCTCAGTACACACAACCAGAACAAAATCAGCCCATTCTAACTGATTTAACATCCAACGCGCCCATCCTTCTAGGGGAGATTCTTCGTATTGATCGATGTTGCAATCAATACCATCACTCCGCAGGCGATCTGCTAAACTAAGAACTCGATCTTTATGTTCCTCTGAATCATGACTGTAACTAATAAAAACTTTGGGAGGAGTTGTACTTAAATTCATCATTGTCGATTCAGAAGAAATTGTTAAAGTTCGAGATTGAGAAATGGGGGATTTGATTGATTCCCCAGTGAATTTTGCCAGTATTTCAAAAGCAAATGCACTCGCATGACGGGCAGCTATTTCCTGCGAACCAGACGCATCCGCCTCACCTTTCTTTTCGATTAAGTCAGAAATTCCCCGAATAATCAATGCTGATACCTGCTGATTCGCATGAGCCGCTTGCAGTATCCCTCGCCCTTCCATTTCTACTGCTAAAGCATCCCCATAGTTCGATTGAAGAAACTTAAACACAGCAGATTTTTTAGACGCGACAACCTTTTCTCCTGCGGCAATAGGTGCAACGAAAACACGAGGAGATGAATTAGGGACAGATGATTGAAGTCGTTGTAACCAGTCTTCCTTTCTCGCTTCCGCTTTCGCTCGTTGGATGAGATTGTAAGTAGAAATTCCTACATCAGGTCTAGGTTCAAAAACTAGCTTGGCTTTACCCGACTCATATCCATAGACTTTCGTCGCGGCTACCACATCTCCAAGGGTGACATCCTTAATTCCCCCTGCTACCCCGACAAATAGAATTACACTAGGATTAAAATAAGCGATCGCTCTTTCGGCTTCTAAGGCTGCACCTGCATTTCCCGCCCCAACCTCCACAATTCCAACTTGCCACTCTTTCCCGTTATCAATAAATTTTCCCCGTTCGTAAATTGTTCCTTGAGGGTGCATCTCTTCTCGCAGTTCACTCAGATAGGCACGAACTGCCATATATTCCACTTGAATAGCCGTGAGTATAACTGCACTAGGCATGGGATAAACCTTTAATTTATTTAGAGCTTCTTCTATTTTGCCTATTTTCGCTATTAATGTCAAAATTAGAGCATACTTTTAAACAATTTGGTTTCGAGGAGGAACTTATGAATGAGCAACAACAATATCTGCTTCAAGTGTATTTTCAAGAATATGAGAAGTTAAAAGATGAGCAAGCCCAGCGTATCGGCTTCCGCGACAATATAATCTTTGTGACCATAGGAGCATTTGGCGGTATTCTATCTTTTGCACTCTCAAATAAGATAAGCTATTATGCTTTGCTGGTTATTCCTTGGGTTTGTCTAATTCTTGGTTGGATTTATTTGGTTAATGATGAAAAAATCTCTGCTATTGGTAGATATATTCGCATAACTCTCGCTAAAAAAATTACAGATTTGATAGGTAATGAAGGTAACGAATCTATTTTGGGTTGGGAAGTCGCTCACAGAAATGATAAGCTACGGAAGAGTCGTAAAATCGAGCAGTTAATTATCGATGAGATTACTTTTGTCTTCTCTGGTTTTATAGCTTTATTAGCTTTCTTGTTTTCAATCTCAAAGCCCACCTTGGCAATTCAGGTACTTGTCGCAATAGAGTTTATGCTTCTTCTTTTCTTAGCTATAAAAATTTTTATATACACTGATATTGCAGAAGGAAAATAACTTCTTTTTACTTTCAAATTATAAAATATTTTAGCGGGTTGAGCCACTTTACTCTCTGATTCTGTCAATCTTGAGGATAAAGTCTCTTAGCCGTAACTGAACTGTTTGGCTCAAGAACCTGTGGCTCTACAAGTTTAAGTATGCTAACTAAACGGTATAAACTTTATAGGGTAACAATCTGAGTTGGTTACTGTCACTTTATAACTAAAACTCAGAGCTTATATGGCTTATAGGTATGAACTAGCATACTTCAACGTGGAGAACCGAACCTGTTACCCTTACATTACTTACAATACCTACATTAGAAAAATACAACAGTTAACGATTCTCTATAATCCAACGTCGAACCTATAAAAATTTATTTTCATGAAATTTCGATTTTTTGTATAATCAAGAAAAATTCCTAAAATCGTGTAAATTGTATTTTGAAGTTTCGCTTAATGAGTAACTATAACTATTACTTTTTATCTGTCTTTAGATAGATGTTATAAAAATAGTGTAATCAAAAAATCTAAGGTTTTTCCTTAACAATCTATTTTTTAGTAATATTAAATTACACAGAAGTTTGATGATTATTTATACTCCATCAACCCTTTTTTCCGGAAATATTCGATTAAATGAAAGATGAATAAAGTTGCAAGACTTTAATTCTTGCAGTACAATCGCCCTATAAACCCAGAGAAGAGAGGAATACTTAACGCCGGGTTCGGTGCTTCCGACACCTACTACCGACGATTTCCCCCCACATCTGACTACCCAGACATGGAGATTAAGACCATGCTAACAACAAACGGTTTTGTCCCTAAACCGCAAAGCTCTGATGCTAATCAAGCTATTTATCTCTGTACCAAGTATCCCCTCGAAATAAAGCCGCCTTCATTAAGTCCGCGTGAATTCTGTCGGAAAATGTTCGGTCTAGACGGCTTGTCGGAAGTGGATATCTTGACAGCCGAGATGCAACCTAATTATCGCAAGCAGTGTATCGCACTGTTTGTACGAGTATTGGGAGTCAAGCGTCAGACCATTTTCAACTGGGGTAAGGGTATAGATTTTGACGATATGCCCCCTATCCATCAGCGATTCTTAGGAATTTGCTACGAGCGTTATGAACTGATGGCCCAAGTTAAGAGATTGCGTCGTTTCAGTGCCTAGCGGCTGTTCTAATTGGGGTTATTGGCAACTGATTCCTAGCTCATTGGAGCAACGCCAAACCCCAATTATTAGCCAGAAAATCTAGGAACTGCTTGCAATCCTACGAATACGAACTTTTGCCAGAATCAGGGGCGGTATGTCTTCTAGGACTTACGCACTCAGCATCGGAAACCTTGATTTGGGGTTGAAGCGATCGCTTATGTAGCTCCCTCAAACCCTTATTATGAAAGTGAAGAGTGCGTAACTCCTATCTTCATAGATTTTCCCCAGGCACTTATCGCCATCGCTACATCATAGCTATTTTCAGACGTACAACCGTGCGGAACGAGTTCCGCACCCCAGTCAATTTTGGCATTGGCTTCCGTAGGCAATCAGGACAGTTTCTTCGGAGAAAAATAAGGAGAAACGAATAATGATTAGCCCAGTTCAAAGCGCAATTCAAATCGAACTCTTCCCCATTGAAGATACAATCTATACTCTTATTATTGAATCTATCCCCCTCAATGAGCGAGTCCTACCAGAATGGGAATACCGTCTCATCCATCACGAAACCGGACTGCAAGTTCCAGGGCAGTTTACGAAAGCACAAGCCGAACAGATACAAAAAGTTACTCAGCAATGGGATTGGAGTGTTGACAAGAAGAATAAACCCGCCTGTGCCGCTCAATTACTCCAGTTCTTGGAACAACTTTGTGCCCCTTCTTGTAAAAAGCAGGAGGGACAGATATGAGTTGGAAACGATTTTATAAGAGAGAATGTCCCGTCTGTGGTGGTACTCGAAAGGACTGTCGCCAAAATACAGTAACAGAACTCGTTCATTGTCGAGAACTCGATGCGGCTCCAAGCGACTATGTTTTTCGGGGTTTTGACGGTCTAGGGTTCGGAATGTGGACAAACAAAGCCTCAGCCGAAGCATGGACAGAAGAAAAACGGCGAGAATGGCAAGAAATGAGAAGGCGAGAACAAGAGCGAAAACAATTACGCTTGAGTCGTCTGCTCACTGATGCCGAACGAGATATTGCTATCCGCTCAATTCTTAGCCAATTAGAACTAAGTGACGAGCATCGCCACCAACTGCAACAGCGTGGCATGAGCGATGAGCAAATTGAAGCAGGACTGTACCGCTCGGTTAAGCAATGGCAGCAACTAGAAACCGAAGTGGATGACAATTTGGCGGGAGTGTTGCGTGGCGGCAAAAAGCTTTATGTTCCCGTCTCAGGTATTTTGTGCCCTATAGCCAACGAGCAAGGTCAGTTAGTGGGCTGGCAAATTCGTCTAGATTACCTCGACCAATTTCCCAAATATTTATGGGCATCATCGGAAAAGAAGCGGCGAAACGAGGGGCCATCTGTCCACTTGAAAAATGGCGAGTTACCCTTAGCGTTCTTTGCGCCTTCCACTGAACCCCATGAAGTCATCAGTAAATGGTTTAAAAAGCAAAAAGAAGACAAAACCATCATTCCCGTAGCCCTAACTGAAGGAGTAGCATTTAAACCGTCCATTACTTGTGAGCGGCTTGGAATGTACACTATTGGGGCTTCTGGGGGTAACTTCGCCTCTAGCCCCGAAACTCTTAAAAGCTACCTAGAAAGCATAAAAGAGCAAATAGAAGCACAAAGAGCCGAAAATGACGATAACGACGATAATACCAGCCCCAACAATATTGTTTTGCAACCCATTCTATTTGCCGATGCAGGTTGTCTTGTAAACGAGAACATCATCAAAATTTACAGCAACACCATCGGCTATCTCGAAACACTCGGTTTTGAAACCCGTATTGCTTGGTGGGGTCAACGGGATAAGGATAACGGTGACATAGATGAGATTGATGAGGCGGCTTTAGCTTCTATTAAATTGCTGTCAACGAATGAATTCTTCTCTCTGGTTAAAAAAACGCAGCGCGACATCAAAGTCAAAGCCGTTCAGCGTCAATTACAAAGCCTCACCTACGAACCGAACATCCGTCTAAACAGCCGCTACTTACCTGACTTAGCCGCTCTAATTCCCAACGAGGGTATTGTAGCCCTGAAGTCCCCCAAAGGTACTGGTAAAAGTGTTCAGATTCAAAAGATTATCGAATCCTGCCAAAGTGGGGGAATGAAGGTGATTTCTCTCACTCCCAGACGGGCTTTAGGACGAGAGCAGAGTCTTAAGTGGGGCATTACCTGGGGTGGCGATCAAATCTCTGGTCTAGACCGTGTAACCTTGTTGGAGAACATGGAAAGCCTGGGAATTTGTTGGGATAGCGTCTGGAAGCTCCTAGAACGGGATTGGAGGCATAGCCTAGTCATCATCGACGAGTCAGAACTGGCATTAATTCACCTGCTGCTGAGTTCGACTTGTAAGGACAAACGACCTCTCATCCTGCGAGTTTTGGAGAATAAAATACGAGAATCTCTAGCCAACGGCGGAATGCTTCTGATTGCCGATGCGGACATGAGTGGCCTGTCCATCAACTATTTTAAGGCGCTTGTTCCGGACGCTCCGGTTTTCGTCGTCACCAACGAGTATGTAGGCAAGGAAACCCAATGGTCAATAGAATTTCATACGGGCAAGAAAGATACTGCGATCGCGCAATTAATTGCCGATTTAGCCAGACCGGTAATTGATAATGGAGTCGAAAGGCAGCGAAGAATCGCTATCCCCACCGATTCTCAAGACCAAGCCGAAGCTTTAGAGCGTTTTATTCGAGAATGCTACCCCCACCTAATTGTCGTCCGCATTGACAGTAGCACCACAGAAACCGACGAGGGAAGGAGTTTTGTCGAGCGTCCCAACGATAAACTTCTAGAAATTAAGCCAGATGTCCTCATTTACACTTCCTCGATGGGGGCAGGAGTCTCCATCGATCTGTCTTGGTTTGACCTCATGTATGCTTTCTTTACTGGTGTTCTCGAACCGAGTCAATGTCGCCAAATGCTCAGTCGGGTAAGAGAGAATATCCCTCGGATTATCTGGTGTCGTAGTCGTGGGAAAGTCGAAGGCCATAACTCTTTTTTCCCCGAAGAAATTAAGGAGCATCTGTTTACCTTCCATAGGGAAACGAGCATCCTCATTGATGTGGCTAAAGCGATCGCGCCCGATAATCCTACTGATTGGCAAATTCGCCAAGCTTACGATGCTATTTGGAATCGGGAAACACAAACTTGGGATAATCCTCACGTTAATCTGTACTGTAGCCTCATAGCCAGGAAGAATTATGGATTAGCTAACCTAGCTTGCGAGTTACACCGCCAGTTAATAGAAGAAGGTCACATTATTATCAATAATAAAGGGCGCGATAACACTGACGAGGGGTCTAGGGTTGCCGACATAAAAAAACAGCTACCAAAGGAGGAAGCGGAGGCAATCTCTGAAGCAGACGATATTCCGCTTGATGTCGCGCTTTTAATGTCCCAAAAAAACAATCCTACTCAAGAGGAAAGCCGCCAGATAGCTAAAGCTCTCCTGAAGGCGGAACTTCCTGGGATAGAATTGACCAAAGAATTCATATACAAGGCAACTACGAAAGACCGCCGCAAGTGGCTTAATGCTCAAAAACTGTTCTGGTACTCCCAAAACCCTGATAAAACTAAAATTCTCGACCTGCGGGAGTGGTTAGATCATCTGTGGCAATTTGTTAATGGGGCGGTTTATTTGCCCGATATACGGACTTATTCTTTCCAAATTAAAGTTCTGCAAGATATCGGGCTTTTTGAGAGCATCGATTTACAAAATCCCGATAAGGAGTATAGCGGTGACGATGAAGGCATTCAGAAAGTGCTACGACTAGCGAGAAAGTTTTCTCGAAGTATAAATACTGCTTTTAATTTCAAGGTAACAAACCAAACCAAGCCCATCCAATTTATTAACCGACTGCTCAATCGTGTTGGGCTGCATCTGAAATTTGAGCGTCAGGTGAAGGGGAGACAACGTTTTTACCGACTTGCTCTCGATAAGCTAAATGATCCCGATCGCATTGCGGTTCTAGATTCTTTAAGCCAGAAATGGGAGCAACTTGGCTCTGAATCTGACTCTTGGGCATCAGAGCCAGTAAATATAAATAATACTG is from Gloeothece verrucosa PCC 7822 and encodes:
- a CDS encoding SEFIR domain-containing protein, which produces MPSAVILTAIQVEYMAVRAYLSELREEMHPQGTIYERGKFIDNGKEWQVGIVEVGAGNAGAALEAERAIAYFNPSVILFVGVAGGIKDVTLGDVVAATKVYGYESGKAKLVFEPRPDVGISTYNLIQRAKAEARKEDWLQRLQSSVPNSSPRVFVAPIAAGEKVVASKKSAVFKFLQSNYGDALAVEMEGRGILQAAHANQQVSALIIRGISDLIEKKGEADASGSQEIAARHASAFAFEILAKFTGESIKSPISQSRTLTISSESTMMNLSTTPPKVFISYSHDSEEHKDRVLSLADRLRSDGIDCNIDQYEESPLEGWARWMLNQLEWADFVLVVCTEAYNRRFRGLEEPKKGRGVTWEGAVISQELYDAQVKSTKFIPVLFSSEDEDYIPIVIRGFSRYKLDSDEGYEMLYRRLTKQPLTTKPNLGILKTLGDRKRKQLFQDEQVSKNSDNQTPLPSVSPNFFAYDDAWVGREQLIQDLNYRIRESCRLLVLVGMTGIGKTALGERLAVELSDWFGGDWGKYYQENFDNEEQFSDFASVAARWLEKWEELITPDDRRDTQRLLYRLLKHLQENRYLVQIDSLENILQGNEEEGWSDFKDEWWVKFFNAFLKSDSCLSCIIITSQDLPRQVEEIGSRSPNFWYGQALSGLEELERLALFKKIGLEVDVNSAGKPYLERIGSAYEGHPLALRVIAGEIKNKPFNGNIIAYWNQYGSEIEEVEKAIAEAQAGKTTGEDPFKLDRFTKTLRRNVRSRLNKTFARLKEDVRYAYILLCEASVYRCPVPENFWLSHLEDWDRDAEEQKAALDVLRDRYLLEELVEENQCLLRQHNLIRSVSLEHLKQLEDEDE
- a CDS encoding plasmid replication protein, CyRepA1 family → MSWKRFYKRECPVCGGTRKDCRQNTVTELVHCRELDAAPSDYVFRGFDGLGFGMWTNKASAEAWTEEKRREWQEMRRREQERKQLRLSRLLTDAERDIAIRSILSQLELSDEHRHQLQQRGMSDEQIEAGLYRSVKQWQQLETEVDDNLAGVLRGGKKLYVPVSGILCPIANEQGQLVGWQIRLDYLDQFPKYLWASSEKKRRNEGPSVHLKNGELPLAFFAPSTEPHEVISKWFKKQKEDKTIIPVALTEGVAFKPSITCERLGMYTIGASGGNFASSPETLKSYLESIKEQIEAQRAENDDNDDNTSPNNIVLQPILFADAGCLVNENIIKIYSNTIGYLETLGFETRIAWWGQRDKDNGDIDEIDEAALASIKLLSTNEFFSLVKKTQRDIKVKAVQRQLQSLTYEPNIRLNSRYLPDLAALIPNEGIVALKSPKGTGKSVQIQKIIESCQSGGMKVISLTPRRALGREQSLKWGITWGGDQISGLDRVTLLENMESLGICWDSVWKLLERDWRHSLVIIDESELALIHLLLSSTCKDKRPLILRVLENKIRESLANGGMLLIADADMSGLSINYFKALVPDAPVFVVTNEYVGKETQWSIEFHTGKKDTAIAQLIADLARPVIDNGVERQRRIAIPTDSQDQAEALERFIRECYPHLIVVRIDSSTTETDEGRSFVERPNDKLLEIKPDVLIYTSSMGAGVSIDLSWFDLMYAFFTGVLEPSQCRQMLSRVRENIPRIIWCRSRGKVEGHNSFFPEEIKEHLFTFHRETSILIDVAKAIAPDNPTDWQIRQAYDAIWNRETQTWDNPHVNLYCSLIARKNYGLANLACELHRQLIEEGHIIINNKGRDNTDEGSRVADIKKQLPKEEAEAISEADDIPLDVALLMSQKNNPTQEESRQIAKALLKAELPGIELTKEFIYKATTKDRRKWLNAQKLFWYSQNPDKTKILDLREWLDHLWQFVNGAVYLPDIRTYSFQIKVLQDIGLFESIDLQNPDKEYSGDDEGIQKVLRLARKFSRSINTAFNFKVTNQTKPIQFINRLLNRVGLHLKFERQVKGRQRFYRLALDKLNDPDRIAVLDSLSQKWEQLGSESDSWASEPVNINNTVECCDPQTLFLVNNIHESVEATGAISREKTLTPKAVQLSSESNSWGSQHSLTINNNNGNCCDLVPLSLDNNSAKNVEATGVIAEQKTSSQKPVQLSSGSESWGSQHSLINNNNNGDCCDAQPLSLDNNVGERVEATREVASEKTLTPKPVQVLSESDSWGSQHSLTINYNNGDCCDAQPFSLDNNSSETVQGTKEISGEKTLTLKAVQLSSESDSWGSQHSPINNNNNGNCCDAQSVDQDEAQQNAIEINNNGGCCDAQSPAFDEVQQNALEINDNGECPGSQTESATSTDDFRGRHIPSQYRESVLELSAWLTQAESVMESPETFQAILDVAIEYLQLVPEARNWLWESLQSRVTTVIWQIFPDYYQFFRWG